A stretch of Schistocerca nitens isolate TAMUIC-IGC-003100 chromosome 6, iqSchNite1.1, whole genome shotgun sequence DNA encodes these proteins:
- the LOC126263110 gene encoding uncharacterized protein LOC126263110 isoform X2 — MVVDEKCSKFFSKAVYQSVSHEQLHAVRIASGSKNGLVDVLTGIYKGVSAVASLASLAWAVAAYTKAMRRARPDKRSLSAVGFLLQAVWRGSMITARITALVLFAVGFKAWLFLLLGVHWIGMTAWIMFQHTDFCQSPWEEKIYNCVVGVIYCFCFFNLKEGRSRKRMLVFYVIVILQNVSCLGMFIGFTGMTRFNLVIFGTTAVVGGTILGIMSMLLYYGFFHPAGHIKLHSEAVNHDARETQMSTMKSENTATIRSLKHCWDLYKEQPTGRINNMPSNGGSPLSDDATTDKNLLLNNWAPCQTATPTEFLNLGLEIADEIEIVKKASEEPRTLISTTKYDVLKRKRRGICSPAELGIDTEHPLEDMSSLEDIAATTDADLLQRPSFSAIHEIGIDSSLADGKNTVILDEMTRQKRRAICSPIDFDVFNSAHDMQNNEEENVLSMSVADASTESGGEILCEQFSGTVTEKKCETEPCNVNHQDVPPGGSEDAPSEILSVPSEVLSAHDYENICAVNIAREAWGLRSWRGYSDIETWLHDDSVVRDRRRDTLTSTVTTITSASSDNSTTSGEPLAVTISPPPIPCRRPNVGIRVQRSRQDDYLDTLVDDLAECERNHNLPDFISEQDEFNVFIARPYVIDQNGAFHPVTTLDTIMEEHEESSTEAGDSIKLRRRHDSASTLVATIDEIRRGSSLCNLYNSTWDSRSCSSASTLSGSPQKSPSKNKFPFDSVYSTSLPSLPSSSLSTNPYSPVTRDSHLISKLHDSLNDDCRVSSKMVPSTMSHGPEIVLDAVSYLSSPDSVAEHSAQQQASCAEAKKTGKSNRIRRKFSLLREKFEHKETDHDISQQLDTFTSADVKNCTKPISDFCVTVKNDIVLDISAEKMEEPSDKENVIPAVTSRIKQWNSILKGQNTDQRLHLEVPSVRGETERETSKPVKVGYLNLKERRSVFLKQVLSPPRFQSKPKRTSLSAAWKGVYVS, encoded by the exons ATGGTGGTGGATGAAAAATGCTCTAAATTTTTTTCAAAGGCTGTTTACCAGTCTGTCAGTCATGAACAGTTGCATGCAGTGAGGATTGCTTCTGGTAGCAAAAATGGACTTGTGGATGTGCTTACTGGGATCTACAAAG GTGTGTCAGCTGTTGCATCACTTGCATCTCTAGCTTGGGCAGTTGCAGCATATACCAAAGCTATGAGACGTGCTCGTCCCGATAAACGTTCATTGTCTGCAGTAGGCTTCCTGCTGCAGGCAGTTTGGCGAGGAAGCATGATAACAGCCCGAATAACAGCATTGGTACTGTTTGCTGTTGGTTTTAAAGCATGGCTGTTTTTATTGCTTG GTGTGCACTGGATAGGAATGACAGCTTGGATAATGTTCCAACATACTGACTTCTGTCAGTCACCATGGGAAGAAAAGATATATAATTGTGTTGTGGGTGTAATATATTGCTTTTGTTTTTTCAATCTCAAAGAGGGTCGCTCAAGAAAGCGGATGCTTGTATTTTACGTCATTGTTATCCTTCAGAATGTCAGCTGTCTGGGAATGTTCATCGGTTTCACAGGAATGACAAGGTTCAACCTTGTAATCTTTGGCACCACTGCTGTTGTTGGTGGGACAATATTAG GTATCATGAGCATGCTGCTTTATTATGGCTTTTTCCATCCTGCTGGACATATTAAACTTCATTCAGAAGCAGTAAATCATGATGCACGTGAAACACAAATGTCCACCATGAAGTCAGAAAACACAGCAACAATTCGCTCATTGAAACACTGTTGGGACTTATATAAAGAACAACCAACTGGAAG GATCAACAATATGCCATCAAATGGTGGCTCTCCACTTTCTGATGATGCCACAACAGACAAAAATCTTCTGTTAAATAACTGGGCACCATGTCAAACAGCAACACCAACAGAATTCTTAAATCTGGGGCTGGAAATTGCAGATGAAATAGAAATTGTAAAAAAGGCAAGTGAGGAGCCCAGAACACTAATTTCAACTACAAAATATGATGTCTTAAAACGGAAAAGACGTGGTATTTGTTCACCAGCGGAATTAGGAATAGATACTGAACATCCTTTGGAAGATATGAGCAGTCTGGAGGATATTGCTGCAACTACTGATGCAGATCTGCTCCAGAGGCCCtcattttcagctattcatgaaattgGAATAGATTCCTCATTGGCTGATGGGAAAAATACAGTGATATTAGATGAAATGACAAGACAGAAACGCCGTGCTATCTGTTCTCCCATTGACTTCGATGTTTTCAATAGTGCACATGATATGCAAAATAACGAGGAGGAGAATGTTTTATCGATGTCAGTTGCTGATGCATCTACAGAAAGTGGTGGTGAAATTCTTTGTGAACAATTTTCAGGTACAGTAACAGAAAAGAAGTGTGAGACTGAACCTTGTAATGTAAATCACCAAGATGTGCCTCCAGGTGGAAGTGAAGATGCACCAAGTGAAATACTTTCAGTACCAAGTGAGGTGCTCTCAGCTCATGACTACGAGAATATCTGTGCTGTAAACATTGCAAGAGAAGCTTGGGGTTTACGTTCTTGGCGTGGTTATTCCGACATAGAGACCTGGTTGCATGATGACAGTGTAGTGAGAGATAGAAGGCGAGATACTCTCACCAGCACAGTAACCACAATTACTTCGGCATCTTCAGACAATTCGACGACAAGTGGGGAACCATTAGCTGTCACTATTTCTCCACCTCCGATTCCCTGCAGGCGACCTAATGTGGGAATTAGAGTACAACGTTCAAGACAAGATGATTATCTTGATACATTGGTTGATGACTTGGCAGAATGTGAAAGAAATCATAACTTACCAGATTTTATTTCTGAGCAAGATGAGTTCAATGTATTCATTGCTCGTCCTTATGTTATCGATCAGAATGGAGCTTTCCATCCTGTTACAACACTGGACACTATCATGGAAGAACATGAAGAGTCAAGCACCGAAGCAGGTGACTCTATTAAACTCCGCAGGAGGCATGATTCAGCCAGCACACTGGTTGCTACTATAGATGAGATTAGGCGTGGCAGTTCTCTTTGTAACTTATACAACTCAACATGGGACAGCAGAAGCTGTAGCTCTGCAAGCACATTGAGTGGTAGCCCACAAAAATCTCCCAGCAAGAACAAATTTCCTTttgattctgtttacagcacctcTTTGCCATCACTTCCCAGTTCTTCCTTGAGTACAAATCCATATTCTCCAGTCACTCGTGACTCTCACTTGATTTCAAAGTTGCATGATTCATTAAATGATGATTGCAGAGTATCTTCAAAGATGGTTCCCAGTACCATGTCCCATGGACCAGAAATCGTTTTGGATGCAGTGTCATATTTATCATCTCCTGATTCAGTTGCAGAACATTCAGCTCAGCAGCAAGCTTCCTGTGCAGAGGCAAAGAAGACTGGAAAATCGAATAGAATTAGAAGAAAATTTTCTTTACTTAGAGAAAAATTTGAACATAAAGAAACCGATCATGATATAAGTCAGCAGTTAGACACTTTCACTTCAGCAGATGTCAAAAATTGTACAAAACCAATTTCAGATTTCTGTGTGACTGTGAAAAATGATATTGTGCTTGACATATCAGCTGAAAAGATGGAAGAACCATCAGATAAGGAAAACGTAATTCCAGCAGTCACATCTCGTATCAAACAGTGGAACAGTATTTTGAAAGGTCAGAATACAGATCAGAGACTACACTTAGAAGTGCCTAGTGTACGTGGTGAAACAGAAAGGGAAACTAGTAAACCAGTGAAGGTAGGCTACTTAAATTTGAAAGAGAGGAGGAGTGTTTTCTTAAAACAAGTCTTGTCTCCCCCTAGATTTCAAAGTAAACCCAAGAGGACTTCTTTGTCAGCAGCATGGAAGGGTGTTTATGTGTCATAA
- the LOC126263110 gene encoding uncharacterized protein LOC126263110 isoform X1 — MAAVKLKSNENSCTKSFTEHKNENIPEELTFRLYDAFLIVLSMGTFLVDLSTDAVLVVEYFENGHFYWAISTLLLVVFPAAMVQVFSMRWHIMDESAGLLHWVAHVFLLGLIHRYVVALKTGFEARTSGDPLDFQRLYHQQNDICMLRLFESFMESAPQLVLQLYIMISLEDWRSWTGVSAVASLASLAWAVAAYTKAMRRARPDKRSLSAVGFLLQAVWRGSMITARITALVLFAVGFKAWLFLLLGVHWIGMTAWIMFQHTDFCQSPWEEKIYNCVVGVIYCFCFFNLKEGRSRKRMLVFYVIVILQNVSCLGMFIGFTGMTRFNLVIFGTTAVVGGTILGIMSMLLYYGFFHPAGHIKLHSEAVNHDARETQMSTMKSENTATIRSLKHCWDLYKEQPTGRINNMPSNGGSPLSDDATTDKNLLLNNWAPCQTATPTEFLNLGLEIADEIEIVKKASEEPRTLISTTKYDVLKRKRRGICSPAELGIDTEHPLEDMSSLEDIAATTDADLLQRPSFSAIHEIGIDSSLADGKNTVILDEMTRQKRRAICSPIDFDVFNSAHDMQNNEEENVLSMSVADASTESGGEILCEQFSGTVTEKKCETEPCNVNHQDVPPGGSEDAPSEILSVPSEVLSAHDYENICAVNIAREAWGLRSWRGYSDIETWLHDDSVVRDRRRDTLTSTVTTITSASSDNSTTSGEPLAVTISPPPIPCRRPNVGIRVQRSRQDDYLDTLVDDLAECERNHNLPDFISEQDEFNVFIARPYVIDQNGAFHPVTTLDTIMEEHEESSTEAGDSIKLRRRHDSASTLVATIDEIRRGSSLCNLYNSTWDSRSCSSASTLSGSPQKSPSKNKFPFDSVYSTSLPSLPSSSLSTNPYSPVTRDSHLISKLHDSLNDDCRVSSKMVPSTMSHGPEIVLDAVSYLSSPDSVAEHSAQQQASCAEAKKTGKSNRIRRKFSLLREKFEHKETDHDISQQLDTFTSADVKNCTKPISDFCVTVKNDIVLDISAEKMEEPSDKENVIPAVTSRIKQWNSILKGQNTDQRLHLEVPSVRGETERETSKPVKVGYLNLKERRSVFLKQVLSPPRFQSKPKRTSLSAAWKGVYVS; from the exons ATGGCAGCGGTGAAGTTGAAATCGAACGAAAATTCTTGTACGAAGTCGTTCACTGAACATAAGAATGAAAATATACCAGAAGAATTGACTTTTAGATTATATGATGCGTTTCTTATTGTATTATCAATGGGAACATTTTTGGTGGATTTGAGTACTG ACGCAGTCTTGGTTGTCGAATATTTTGAAAATGGACACTTTTATTGGGCTATTAGTACTTTGTTACTAGTTGTTTTCCCAGCTGCTATGGTACAAGTGTTTAGTATGCGGTGGCATATTATGGATGAATCGGCAGGGCTATTGCACTGGGTGGCTCACGTTTTCCTTTTGGGCTTGATTCACAG GTATGTTGTTGCATTGAAGACCGGCTTTGAAGCACGTACATCAGGCGACCCTCTCGACTTCCAGCGGCTCTATCATCAGCAAAATGACATTTGTATGTTACGTTTATTTGAATCTTTTATGGAATCTGCACCACAGTTGGTTCTTCAGTTGTACATCATGATATCTTTAGAAGATTGGCGCAGTTGGACAG GTGTGTCAGCTGTTGCATCACTTGCATCTCTAGCTTGGGCAGTTGCAGCATATACCAAAGCTATGAGACGTGCTCGTCCCGATAAACGTTCATTGTCTGCAGTAGGCTTCCTGCTGCAGGCAGTTTGGCGAGGAAGCATGATAACAGCCCGAATAACAGCATTGGTACTGTTTGCTGTTGGTTTTAAAGCATGGCTGTTTTTATTGCTTG GTGTGCACTGGATAGGAATGACAGCTTGGATAATGTTCCAACATACTGACTTCTGTCAGTCACCATGGGAAGAAAAGATATATAATTGTGTTGTGGGTGTAATATATTGCTTTTGTTTTTTCAATCTCAAAGAGGGTCGCTCAAGAAAGCGGATGCTTGTATTTTACGTCATTGTTATCCTTCAGAATGTCAGCTGTCTGGGAATGTTCATCGGTTTCACAGGAATGACAAGGTTCAACCTTGTAATCTTTGGCACCACTGCTGTTGTTGGTGGGACAATATTAG GTATCATGAGCATGCTGCTTTATTATGGCTTTTTCCATCCTGCTGGACATATTAAACTTCATTCAGAAGCAGTAAATCATGATGCACGTGAAACACAAATGTCCACCATGAAGTCAGAAAACACAGCAACAATTCGCTCATTGAAACACTGTTGGGACTTATATAAAGAACAACCAACTGGAAG GATCAACAATATGCCATCAAATGGTGGCTCTCCACTTTCTGATGATGCCACAACAGACAAAAATCTTCTGTTAAATAACTGGGCACCATGTCAAACAGCAACACCAACAGAATTCTTAAATCTGGGGCTGGAAATTGCAGATGAAATAGAAATTGTAAAAAAGGCAAGTGAGGAGCCCAGAACACTAATTTCAACTACAAAATATGATGTCTTAAAACGGAAAAGACGTGGTATTTGTTCACCAGCGGAATTAGGAATAGATACTGAACATCCTTTGGAAGATATGAGCAGTCTGGAGGATATTGCTGCAACTACTGATGCAGATCTGCTCCAGAGGCCCtcattttcagctattcatgaaattgGAATAGATTCCTCATTGGCTGATGGGAAAAATACAGTGATATTAGATGAAATGACAAGACAGAAACGCCGTGCTATCTGTTCTCCCATTGACTTCGATGTTTTCAATAGTGCACATGATATGCAAAATAACGAGGAGGAGAATGTTTTATCGATGTCAGTTGCTGATGCATCTACAGAAAGTGGTGGTGAAATTCTTTGTGAACAATTTTCAGGTACAGTAACAGAAAAGAAGTGTGAGACTGAACCTTGTAATGTAAATCACCAAGATGTGCCTCCAGGTGGAAGTGAAGATGCACCAAGTGAAATACTTTCAGTACCAAGTGAGGTGCTCTCAGCTCATGACTACGAGAATATCTGTGCTGTAAACATTGCAAGAGAAGCTTGGGGTTTACGTTCTTGGCGTGGTTATTCCGACATAGAGACCTGGTTGCATGATGACAGTGTAGTGAGAGATAGAAGGCGAGATACTCTCACCAGCACAGTAACCACAATTACTTCGGCATCTTCAGACAATTCGACGACAAGTGGGGAACCATTAGCTGTCACTATTTCTCCACCTCCGATTCCCTGCAGGCGACCTAATGTGGGAATTAGAGTACAACGTTCAAGACAAGATGATTATCTTGATACATTGGTTGATGACTTGGCAGAATGTGAAAGAAATCATAACTTACCAGATTTTATTTCTGAGCAAGATGAGTTCAATGTATTCATTGCTCGTCCTTATGTTATCGATCAGAATGGAGCTTTCCATCCTGTTACAACACTGGACACTATCATGGAAGAACATGAAGAGTCAAGCACCGAAGCAGGTGACTCTATTAAACTCCGCAGGAGGCATGATTCAGCCAGCACACTGGTTGCTACTATAGATGAGATTAGGCGTGGCAGTTCTCTTTGTAACTTATACAACTCAACATGGGACAGCAGAAGCTGTAGCTCTGCAAGCACATTGAGTGGTAGCCCACAAAAATCTCCCAGCAAGAACAAATTTCCTTttgattctgtttacagcacctcTTTGCCATCACTTCCCAGTTCTTCCTTGAGTACAAATCCATATTCTCCAGTCACTCGTGACTCTCACTTGATTTCAAAGTTGCATGATTCATTAAATGATGATTGCAGAGTATCTTCAAAGATGGTTCCCAGTACCATGTCCCATGGACCAGAAATCGTTTTGGATGCAGTGTCATATTTATCATCTCCTGATTCAGTTGCAGAACATTCAGCTCAGCAGCAAGCTTCCTGTGCAGAGGCAAAGAAGACTGGAAAATCGAATAGAATTAGAAGAAAATTTTCTTTACTTAGAGAAAAATTTGAACATAAAGAAACCGATCATGATATAAGTCAGCAGTTAGACACTTTCACTTCAGCAGATGTCAAAAATTGTACAAAACCAATTTCAGATTTCTGTGTGACTGTGAAAAATGATATTGTGCTTGACATATCAGCTGAAAAGATGGAAGAACCATCAGATAAGGAAAACGTAATTCCAGCAGTCACATCTCGTATCAAACAGTGGAACAGTATTTTGAAAGGTCAGAATACAGATCAGAGACTACACTTAGAAGTGCCTAGTGTACGTGGTGAAACAGAAAGGGAAACTAGTAAACCAGTGAAGGTAGGCTACTTAAATTTGAAAGAGAGGAGGAGTGTTTTCTTAAAACAAGTCTTGTCTCCCCCTAGATTTCAAAGTAAACCCAAGAGGACTTCTTTGTCAGCAGCATGGAAGGGTGTTTATGTGTCATAA